A stretch of Desulfovibrio sp. UIB00 DNA encodes these proteins:
- a CDS encoding FeoA family protein, with product MDSVIPLTSLKVGEVARIVSINARGELARRIRDMGLGSGMPVSVVGYAPLRDPLALRCAEVTIALRRREAGAIMVQPAAQKGA from the coding sequence ATGGATTCAGTCATTCCTCTCACGTCCCTCAAGGTGGGCGAGGTGGCGCGTATTGTCAGCATCAATGCCAGGGGCGAGCTTGCGCGGCGCATCCGTGATATGGGGCTGGGTTCGGGCATGCCTGTTTCTGTGGTGGGCTATGCGCCCCTGCGCGACCCATTGGCCTTGCGCTGCGCAGAAGTAACCATTGCCCTGCGCCGCAGGGAGGCCGGGGCCATCATGGTGCAGCCCGCTGCTCAAAAGGGAGCTTAG
- a CDS encoding acyltransferase encodes MSILKKVLERGLTPSNVISYLCLQIMRVNGAFWGTLRLRLKAFALGVEVGAGVSAHGPVGLLRWPGSRMSIGAGASLISSWRRATAAALAHPVRLRTFGPGASIEIGPGCQLSGTSITARSKVIRLGRQVMVGPNCIVVDSDFHAHWPPEARATEPGMEGDRPVTIGDYVWIGMNCLILKGVTIGEGAIIGAGSVVTRDVPPFCLAAGSPARVLCCLKPGESAQPPVTAE; translated from the coding sequence ATGAGCATCCTGAAAAAAGTTCTGGAACGGGGCCTCACCCCCTCCAACGTCATAAGCTATTTGTGTTTGCAGATCATGCGCGTAAACGGCGCGTTCTGGGGAACCCTGCGCCTGCGGCTCAAAGCCTTTGCATTGGGCGTGGAGGTGGGCGCTGGCGTGTCGGCACACGGGCCTGTGGGCTTGTTGCGCTGGCCGGGCAGCCGCATGAGCATTGGCGCTGGTGCAAGCCTCATTTCTTCCTGGCGGCGGGCCACGGCGGCCGCGCTGGCCCATCCCGTGCGTCTGCGCACCTTTGGCCCCGGAGCCAGCATTGAAATCGGCCCCGGCTGCCAGTTGAGCGGCACGTCCATCACCGCGCGCTCCAAGGTCATACGCCTTGGGCGTCAGGTCATGGTAGGCCCCAACTGTATTGTGGTGGATTCCGACTTTCACGCCCACTGGCCACCGGAAGCCCGCGCCACAGAACCCGGCATGGAAGGCGACCGCCCGGTAACCATTGGCGACTACGTGTGGATTGGCATGAACTGCCTTATCCTCAAGGGCGTAACCATTGGCGAGGGTGCCATCATCGGCGCTGGCAGCGTGGTCACGCGCGACGTGCCGCCCTTCTGCCTTGCCGCTGGCTCGCCCGCCCGCGTGCTGTGCTGCCTTAAGCCCGGCGAAAGCGCGCAGCCGCCCGTCACTGCGGAATAG